One window from the genome of Leucobacter aridicollis encodes:
- a CDS encoding amidohydrolase: protein MSEATDQGALAGAGAGVAADTGTGSAAAFGSGGSLAVVGARLRRNVAESGEGAATAILIEGGVITAVGTDDEIRQAAPAGIEIIDARGGTLTPGLWDSHAHPDSGAVSTRGIDLGGVSTIAELRDRLAAEHARLAPGEWLEGWNLEYEMFEVGGIDRSAFEEVTGDRPVFLRFYDGHTGLASGAALAAAGVEEPIRYPDGSETVVDETGRFTGELCEMSVLSFMTEAVPMADLEAELDRLEAVLLRFAAAGLTGCAIMDGGPRTREMLRELESRGRLPQRIVVHEWHRVHFTDADQDRIIAAKDERGRLWEGGAVKLFSDGVIDTGTALLHELDTQGEGLRAAWPEWPEYLRVLGRYHDAGMLVATHAVGDRAVNDVLDAYADLPARAAGLPAHSIEHLEVMSDADVAKLGGSGITASMQPLHMQWRREDNSDNWSQRLGEDRWGTGYRAQSVLDAGARLTLGSDWPVADYDPRVGMAWARGRHDPSAGQAPFEPGERLTGEDTLLAYTLWPALARGHSDRGHLSVGAVGDVTLFGGDPVAAKPEALPGLPVLLTVVDGRVVHRSEGV from the coding sequence ATGAGCGAGGCGACTGACCAAGGCGCACTGGCTGGCGCAGGGGCCGGAGTAGCGGCCGATACCGGAACGGGAAGCGCTGCGGCGTTCGGTTCCGGAGGCTCCCTCGCCGTCGTGGGTGCCCGCCTGCGGCGGAACGTCGCGGAAAGCGGTGAAGGTGCTGCGACAGCGATCCTTATCGAGGGCGGCGTCATCACCGCTGTCGGCACCGACGACGAGATCCGTCAGGCGGCGCCCGCAGGCATCGAGATCATCGACGCTCGCGGCGGCACGCTCACGCCAGGCCTCTGGGATTCGCACGCCCACCCAGACTCCGGGGCAGTGTCGACCCGAGGTATCGACCTCGGCGGTGTGAGCACGATCGCCGAGCTGCGTGACCGCCTTGCCGCCGAGCACGCGAGGCTCGCCCCGGGCGAGTGGCTCGAGGGGTGGAACCTCGAGTACGAGATGTTCGAGGTGGGCGGCATCGACCGCTCGGCGTTTGAGGAAGTGACTGGCGACCGCCCAGTCTTCCTCAGGTTCTACGACGGGCACACAGGTCTCGCCTCGGGGGCGGCGCTCGCCGCAGCCGGGGTCGAAGAGCCGATCCGCTACCCAGACGGCAGCGAGACCGTCGTCGACGAGACGGGCCGCTTCACTGGCGAGCTCTGCGAGATGTCGGTGCTGAGCTTCATGACCGAGGCCGTACCGATGGCCGACCTCGAGGCCGAGCTCGACAGGCTCGAAGCCGTGCTGCTGCGGTTCGCAGCCGCCGGACTCACAGGCTGCGCCATCATGGACGGCGGCCCGCGCACCCGCGAGATGCTTCGCGAACTCGAATCGCGCGGGAGGCTCCCGCAGCGCATCGTCGTGCACGAATGGCACAGGGTGCATTTCACGGATGCGGATCAGGATCGGATCATCGCCGCGAAAGACGAACGCGGCCGCCTGTGGGAGGGCGGCGCAGTAAAACTCTTCTCAGACGGAGTGATCGACACTGGGACAGCGCTGCTGCACGAGCTCGACACGCAGGGAGAGGGGCTGCGCGCGGCGTGGCCGGAATGGCCCGAATATCTGCGGGTGCTCGGCCGCTACCACGACGCGGGGATGCTCGTCGCGACGCACGCTGTCGGAGACCGGGCGGTGAACGACGTGCTCGACGCCTACGCAGACCTGCCGGCGCGGGCAGCCGGGCTCCCCGCGCACTCGATCGAACATCTCGAGGTGATGAGCGACGCAGACGTTGCGAAGCTCGGCGGCTCTGGCATCACCGCATCCATGCAGCCCCTGCACATGCAGTGGCGCAGGGAAGACAACTCAGACAACTGGTCGCAGCGCCTTGGCGAGGATCGCTGGGGCACAGGCTACCGGGCCCAGAGCGTACTCGACGCCGGTGCGCGGCTCACACTCGGATCTGATTGGCCCGTCGCCGACTACGACCCCCGCGTCGGAATGGCATGGGCACGCGGACGCCACGACCCGTCGGCCGGGCAGGCGCCCTTCGAGCCAGGCGAACGGCTGACAGGCGAAGACACCCTCCTCGCGTACACGCTGTGGCCTGCCCTTGCCCGCGGACACAGCGACAGGGGGCACCTCTCGGTGGGGGCTGTCGGCGACGTCACACTGTTCGGTGGCGACCCAGTGGCGGCGAAGCCTGAGGCGCTGCCCGGCCTGCCAGTGCTGCTCACCGTCGTTGACGGGCGCGTCGTGCACCGAAGCGAGGGCGTGTAG
- a CDS encoding LCP family protein, with the protein MGDNLTEFEKMLSEASEESKNQAPKKRHGLRNTLIVIGSILALIGIGAGVAYALLSNAYNEIERVDTVDPTLERPAAVEPPAGKNAPINVLLLGSDSRDTTDPNASAEDLKGFRSDAIMVAQISPNRDHVTVMSIMRDNWVEIQGHGEAKINAAVAFGGIPLAVNTVENFIDARIDHVALVDFDSFKGLTDAVGGVTVDNPIAFTSHHGSFDFAQGKITLSGEEALGFVRERYAFDDGDYQRARNQQIYLKGLLSQMLSKETLTNPGKITATFDALKPYLIVDQDLTLTKAAGLGYDMRNIRKGDISFFTSPTLGTGTSGDGQSIVLPDWAEIELLRDAMRDGTLDHYAETRQPGSEQPG; encoded by the coding sequence ATGGGTGACAACCTAACCGAGTTCGAAAAGATGCTGTCTGAAGCCTCCGAGGAGTCGAAGAATCAAGCACCAAAGAAGCGGCACGGTCTGCGCAACACCCTCATCGTTATCGGGTCGATCCTCGCCCTCATCGGCATCGGCGCGGGTGTCGCCTACGCCCTGTTGAGCAACGCGTACAACGAGATCGAACGCGTCGACACAGTCGACCCGACCCTCGAACGCCCCGCGGCCGTCGAGCCTCCCGCAGGCAAGAATGCACCGATCAACGTGCTGCTACTCGGATCCGACTCGCGCGACACCACAGACCCGAATGCGAGCGCCGAAGACCTGAAAGGATTCCGCAGCGACGCGATCATGGTCGCGCAGATCTCACCGAACCGCGACCACGTCACGGTCATGTCGATCATGCGCGATAACTGGGTCGAGATCCAAGGCCACGGCGAGGCGAAGATCAACGCCGCTGTCGCCTTCGGCGGCATCCCGCTCGCGGTGAATACGGTTGAGAACTTCATCGACGCACGCATCGACCACGTCGCGCTCGTCGACTTCGACTCATTCAAAGGCCTCACCGACGCCGTCGGCGGCGTAACAGTCGACAACCCGATCGCGTTCACCTCGCATCACGGCAGCTTCGACTTCGCACAGGGCAAGATCACTCTCAGCGGCGAGGAAGCGCTCGGGTTCGTGCGCGAGCGTTACGCGTTCGACGATGGTGACTACCAGCGTGCCCGTAACCAGCAGATCTACCTGAAGGGCCTGCTCTCGCAGATGCTCAGCAAGGAGACGCTGACGAACCCGGGCAAGATCACGGCAACGTTCGATGCGCTGAAGCCATACCTCATCGTCGATCAGGATCTCACGCTGACGAAGGCCGCAGGACTTGGCTACGACATGCGAAACATCCGCAAGGGCGATATCTCGTTCTTCACGAGCCCGACCCTCGGCACCGGCACGTCGGGCGACGGGCAGTCAATCGTGCTGCCCGACTGGGCCGAGATTGAGTTGCTCCGCGACGCGATGCGAGACGGCACACTCGACCACTACGCGGAGACACGCCAGCCGGGCTCCGAGCAGCCAGGCTAG
- a CDS encoding VanZ family protein has protein sequence MTDSPDGIKGSRRRLSARQRVGIVGLGLVLLVALAITLNPTPVDRGRGDDIRAFLNVLHGCGVPESFGYLQLEFTANVIMFVPLGLFFALLGAGRRWWVAAILFPFALSCGIELAQLMFLPERFADVSDIIANTIGGWIGVAIAALLPGRRVSGAAQESFSAS, from the coding sequence GTGACCGATTCACCGGACGGGATTAAGGGATCGCGCAGGCGCCTCTCAGCCCGTCAGCGGGTTGGGATCGTCGGCCTCGGGTTGGTTCTTCTCGTTGCACTCGCGATCACGCTCAACCCGACCCCGGTAGATCGCGGGCGCGGCGATGACATCCGCGCCTTCCTTAACGTGCTGCATGGGTGTGGTGTTCCAGAGTCGTTTGGCTACCTGCAGCTTGAGTTCACGGCGAACGTCATCATGTTCGTGCCGCTCGGTCTCTTCTTTGCTTTGCTCGGGGCTGGACGCAGGTGGTGGGTCGCGGCGATCCTCTTCCCGTTTGCGCTCTCGTGCGGCATCGAGTTAGCGCAGCTCATGTTTCTGCCCGAGCGCTTTGCGGACGTATCCGACATCATCGCGAACACGATAGGTGGCTGGATCGGGGTCGCGATCGCCGCCCTCTTGCCAGGCAGGCGCGTTTCAGGCGCTGCTCAGGAGTCGTTCAGCGCTTCGTAG
- a CDS encoding bifunctional glycosyltransferase/CDP-glycerol:glycerophosphate glycerophosphotransferase → MGFLLGIGASTLPGDIQQSMLAKSRTSPLVSVIVPVFNGEQFLSRCLDSIFAQTMPDFEVLVVNDGSTDRTASILADYAARHQQLVVLEQANAGQGAARNRALDLARGEFVLFVDADDFIERVTLQVTTERALEDESDLVHFDWKFIRPKPDHLGKYDYYNIEPFWHQRMLEGAECEQLFRMHSYFSVTNLYRRSFLERHDLRYEEGQIYEDNPFLAQVFSLVERVSLVHSPLYIIQASPNSSTKSGTDTPRHMRDHLSAVRKSFATISPRTPATLGDLAEYHLEKFSTYYGRRVPKQLRAEYAREFVEILAAQDLQFTTFGRKTSWLTKACLKLRVFEDDKPQTLQRLIVWKDFATPPAKKLVSAGKKTKRRLRHPLRTINTVVSGRSPEVAPGTILFLGFDYRYTGNSRALFEELLADERFRDRDIRFATTDARVPSRHRIRPESIAFTRAAERSEFVIAETWVPASVPKSAGSTWVQLWHGTPIKRMLFDSHEREITKARPAHKVNKYKDIQRWDYFVVDGELAAERFSTAFLLPQERLLFSEYPRTKVTRQGSLSGRSDSLSFSADRAKLSVARKEGKIALYLPTWRDYNYARGESGRCDSYQNGVLEHFLHASGNDLLLFKEHQYLPSKEVRAGARILTVNDVDAEDLLAVCDFVVSDYSSVIFDAHSLGIPVVVHRPDEREFEASRGSYPDPFPMPLWGTTDPNAVSSAPLIPGHASSSQNNLMEFLESASKA, encoded by the coding sequence TTGGGTTTTTTGCTCGGCATAGGCGCCTCGACTCTACCCGGAGACATACAACAGAGCATGTTGGCAAAATCTCGCACCAGCCCACTGGTGAGCGTGATCGTGCCTGTTTTCAACGGCGAGCAGTTCTTGTCGCGCTGTCTGGACTCGATATTCGCGCAGACAATGCCCGATTTCGAGGTGCTCGTCGTCAACGACGGGTCGACCGACCGCACCGCGAGTATCCTCGCTGACTATGCGGCACGCCACCAACAGCTCGTCGTTCTGGAACAGGCGAACGCGGGCCAGGGTGCGGCGCGCAACCGGGCCCTCGACCTAGCGCGCGGCGAGTTCGTGCTCTTCGTGGACGCTGACGACTTCATCGAACGCGTCACACTCCAGGTGACGACGGAGCGGGCGCTCGAGGACGAGTCTGATCTCGTGCACTTTGATTGGAAGTTCATCCGGCCAAAGCCCGACCACTTGGGCAAGTACGACTACTACAACATCGAGCCCTTCTGGCACCAACGGATGCTTGAGGGGGCTGAATGCGAGCAGCTGTTTCGCATGCACAGCTACTTCAGCGTCACCAACCTCTATCGGCGCTCGTTTCTTGAAAGGCACGACCTGCGCTATGAGGAAGGGCAGATTTACGAAGACAATCCCTTCCTCGCGCAGGTGTTCTCTCTGGTTGAGCGTGTCTCGCTCGTTCACTCGCCCCTATACATAATCCAGGCAAGCCCAAACTCATCAACGAAATCGGGAACTGATACTCCCAGACATATGAGAGACCACCTTTCTGCAGTTCGAAAGAGTTTCGCCACAATATCGCCACGAACCCCCGCAACGCTTGGTGACCTCGCCGAATATCACCTCGAGAAGTTTTCCACCTACTACGGACGCCGGGTGCCTAAGCAGTTGCGAGCAGAATATGCGCGAGAGTTCGTCGAGATTCTCGCCGCGCAAGACCTCCAATTCACGACCTTTGGTAGAAAGACCAGCTGGCTCACGAAGGCGTGCCTCAAGCTTCGAGTCTTCGAGGATGACAAACCACAGACTCTCCAGCGTCTGATCGTTTGGAAGGACTTCGCGACGCCCCCTGCGAAGAAGCTTGTATCCGCAGGTAAAAAGACGAAGCGGCGGCTACGGCATCCGTTGCGGACCATCAACACGGTCGTCTCTGGCAGATCTCCTGAGGTTGCTCCGGGTACGATTCTTTTTCTTGGGTTCGACTACCGTTACACAGGGAACTCGCGAGCGCTTTTCGAGGAACTGCTCGCCGACGAGCGCTTCCGAGATCGTGACATCCGCTTTGCAACGACGGATGCACGTGTGCCATCCAGACACCGAATTCGCCCCGAATCTATTGCCTTTACACGTGCAGCCGAACGCTCTGAGTTCGTCATTGCTGAGACCTGGGTTCCTGCGTCCGTTCCAAAGAGCGCGGGCTCTACATGGGTTCAGCTGTGGCACGGTACACCGATCAAGCGGATGCTCTTTGACTCGCATGAACGGGAAATCACTAAGGCTCGACCGGCGCATAAGGTCAACAAGTACAAGGACATCCAGCGGTGGGACTATTTCGTCGTTGATGGGGAGCTTGCTGCTGAGCGATTCTCGACGGCATTTTTGCTGCCGCAAGAGCGGTTGCTTTTCTCGGAGTACCCGCGAACTAAGGTGACTCGGCAGGGATCGTTGTCCGGTCGTTCTGACTCACTCTCGTTCTCGGCTGACCGCGCGAAGCTATCGGTTGCCCGGAAGGAAGGGAAGATTGCTCTCTATTTGCCGACGTGGAGGGACTACAATTACGCACGTGGCGAGTCGGGCAGATGTGACTCCTACCAAAACGGTGTGCTTGAGCACTTCCTGCATGCATCGGGAAATGATCTGCTTCTGTTTAAAGAACACCAGTACCTGCCATCAAAAGAAGTGCGGGCAGGTGCGAGAATACTGACCGTCAACGATGTCGATGCCGAAGACTTGCTCGCCGTGTGTGATTTTGTTGTGTCTGACTATTCTTCGGTAATATTCGATGCTCATTCTCTCGGTATCCCGGTTGTTGTTCACCGCCCGGATGAAAGGGAATTTGAGGCTTCGCGGGGCTCGTATCCGGACCCGTTCCCTATGCCTCTATGGGGCACGACGGATCCAAATGCAGTGAGTTCTGCACCGCTGATTCCGGGACACGCAAGTAGCAGTCAGAACAACCTCATGGAGTTTCTTGAGTCGGCCAGCAAAGCCTGA
- a CDS encoding CDP-glycerol glycerophosphotransferase family protein: MVGRVTSDLGLTPNDGRPHLHEFSLVCPLYNVGRYLPEFFDSLEKQDYGVNRLEIILVDDGSSDSDTSLLARRFCEKNPASRKYIYQRNSGQASARNAGIAIATGTWLTFPDPDDKLGPNYFSSVSDSLADAIGNGACVDAMSAKILMWHPHKLAEPVRDNHALTWRYAHGNKLVDLSEHPNWVQPHATSGFVRREVVERFGVTFPTALRYRFEDGCFMSEYFLRSTEKPTVLFVPQAAYYYRQREDESSTIQISRHMPQTYVDTIDVGFRHLVKITDEQDRDLPRWLQTLFLYDQFWVLRASQGGPLRRTKFPQEMYDSLSALIPWFLNYIDIETIQEFSLMPVLPWMREALMAIKTGNHGVIVYKSTHDAQRGLQAYIYRYSGQQPDEEFTRNGLRIEPRYSKNVGLEYAGRPIAWQRIVWLPDDGSVSIRIAGEVRDVTHRPRKPPLPWTTQSILQPPSDRVASPRFSPKVVLRKLAKAVERRLRPGRREYIWLDLVTRLGLYRRRYDHAWVFIDRDTDANDSAEDLYRWTAANRPEVNSWFLIRKTSADWERLEADGVRLIPYGTLRHWAALANAAHLASSHADRFISHSVPGKIRRGYKFTFLQHGVIKGDISSWLNPKHIDLFITSTEAEYSYVSGDSPFRFSKKEVRLTGLPRHDALARLKANQLNDGKRIILIMPTWRNYLVSEMGGTSAQREGASKFAESTFAQEWGALLRSNKLKTISRQSGFQVVFMPHPNMQAHLASFDVPKDFTVASYEETDLRPLLARSAFLITDYSSMAFNAAYLDVPMAYFQFDHEEYFNGHTERPGYFNYLEDGFGPVCLTVESLLEALETGLAQVSSPYTTRMLSTFPVKDGRNCERVFGAMQELTIKRPSDARERAAEPDFWAR, from the coding sequence GTGGTCGGACGAGTAACTAGCGACCTTGGATTGACCCCTAACGACGGCCGGCCTCACCTGCATGAGTTCTCTTTGGTATGCCCTCTATACAATGTCGGGCGCTATCTGCCAGAATTCTTTGATTCGCTGGAAAAGCAAGACTACGGCGTAAATCGTTTAGAGATCATTCTGGTCGACGATGGATCCTCTGATTCCGATACTTCCTTGCTTGCGCGACGCTTTTGCGAGAAGAACCCTGCTTCGCGTAAGTATATTTACCAGAGAAATTCCGGACAGGCATCAGCAAGAAATGCTGGCATCGCGATTGCCACCGGGACATGGCTCACTTTCCCTGACCCCGACGATAAGCTGGGCCCGAACTATTTCAGTTCCGTATCCGATAGCCTTGCAGACGCTATCGGCAACGGCGCCTGCGTCGACGCGATGTCAGCCAAAATACTCATGTGGCATCCCCACAAGCTCGCGGAGCCGGTCCGAGACAATCACGCACTCACCTGGCGGTACGCGCACGGAAACAAATTGGTCGACCTCTCGGAGCACCCTAACTGGGTTCAACCACACGCTACCTCTGGATTTGTTAGACGCGAGGTTGTTGAGCGATTCGGCGTCACGTTCCCAACGGCCCTTCGCTATCGATTTGAAGACGGTTGCTTCATGTCAGAGTACTTCTTACGTTCAACGGAGAAGCCGACAGTACTTTTTGTCCCTCAAGCGGCCTACTATTACCGGCAGCGGGAAGACGAATCGTCGACTATCCAAATTAGCAGGCATATGCCCCAAACCTACGTTGACACCATCGACGTGGGTTTTCGGCACTTGGTTAAAATTACCGACGAGCAAGATAGGGATTTGCCTCGGTGGCTCCAGACGTTGTTCCTGTACGATCAGTTTTGGGTACTCCGGGCGTCGCAGGGCGGGCCTCTGCGACGGACGAAGTTCCCCCAAGAGATGTATGACTCCTTGTCGGCCCTTATTCCTTGGTTCCTGAACTACATTGACATCGAAACCATACAAGAGTTTTCCCTTATGCCGGTGCTTCCTTGGATGCGCGAAGCTTTGATGGCTATTAAGACGGGGAACCACGGCGTCATCGTCTACAAGTCAACCCATGACGCACAACGCGGCTTGCAAGCCTACATTTACCGGTACTCAGGCCAGCAACCAGACGAAGAGTTCACTCGCAACGGCTTGCGGATTGAGCCCAGATACTCGAAGAACGTCGGCCTTGAGTACGCGGGTAGACCAATTGCGTGGCAACGAATCGTTTGGCTTCCGGATGATGGCTCAGTCTCGATCAGGATTGCTGGAGAGGTGCGCGACGTCACTCACCGCCCGCGCAAGCCTCCTCTTCCGTGGACAACACAATCTATATTGCAACCTCCGTCAGATCGGGTTGCTTCTCCACGATTCTCTCCGAAGGTCGTGCTTCGCAAGCTAGCGAAAGCGGTGGAACGTCGGCTACGCCCCGGTCGTCGAGAGTATATTTGGCTTGACCTAGTGACACGTCTTGGCTTGTACCGACGCCGGTATGATCACGCGTGGGTATTCATCGACCGTGACACCGACGCAAACGACTCCGCAGAAGACCTCTACCGCTGGACTGCTGCCAATAGGCCCGAAGTAAACAGTTGGTTTCTCATTAGGAAGACGTCAGCAGATTGGGAGCGGCTTGAAGCCGATGGTGTCCGTCTGATCCCATACGGAACCCTCAGGCATTGGGCTGCTCTCGCTAACGCTGCCCACCTAGCCTCCAGCCATGCTGATCGCTTCATTTCGCACTCCGTGCCGGGAAAGATCCGTCGAGGCTATAAATTCACTTTCTTGCAGCACGGTGTGATCAAGGGTGACATCTCAAGCTGGCTCAACCCGAAGCACATCGACCTCTTCATCACCTCCACAGAAGCCGAATACAGCTATGTGTCGGGGGACTCACCGTTCCGATTCAGCAAGAAAGAGGTACGCCTAACCGGCTTACCACGGCATGACGCGCTTGCACGATTGAAGGCGAATCAACTGAATGATGGAAAGCGGATCATTCTGATCATGCCTACATGGCGAAACTACCTCGTCAGCGAAATGGGGGGAACGTCCGCTCAGCGCGAGGGCGCGTCTAAGTTTGCCGAAAGCACTTTCGCACAAGAATGGGGCGCTCTTCTACGTTCCAACAAGCTGAAAACGATTTCACGACAGTCAGGTTTCCAGGTCGTCTTCATGCCTCATCCTAATATGCAGGCCCACCTAGCGTCGTTCGACGTACCAAAGGACTTTACCGTGGCTTCCTACGAGGAGACGGATCTTCGCCCTCTACTTGCGCGATCAGCATTCCTAATTACGGACTATTCCTCAATGGCGTTTAACGCCGCATACTTGGATGTACCGATGGCATACTTTCAGTTTGATCACGAAGAATACTTCAATGGACACACAGAACGGCCTGGCTACTTCAACTATCTGGAGGATGGGTTCGGACCTGTGTGTCTTACCGTTGAGTCGCTGTTAGAGGCCCTCGAGACTGGACTCGCCCAAGTTTCTTCCCCTTATACGACACGTATGCTCTCGACATTTCCCGTCAAAGACGGAAGGAACTGCGAGAGAGTGTTTGGCGCTATGCAGGAGCTAACAATCAAGCGCCCCTCTGACGCAAGAGAACGCGCCGCAGAACCCGACTTCTGGGCTCGCTAA
- a CDS encoding CDP-glycerol glycerophosphotransferase family protein codes for MTFVKAGDTFSEGGIQALLGGGGGADILVGHVATRESPQPPEWYTKLAKQRQRLDVESQPRLLSSSDPAGKIFSAVYLDGLLANLAAVDYYSLAELTYLALLGARSVQLRTHAVVATAGFTSDVPVVCDRERFFLPLILAEAGYARGDRLSAKRLRAVDYHFVRENMELLLEARLYLDAADLSEYFVKASALAARCPLGRIMGIASSLRLRLGFYALLTENFDLFANPRPSIQGLSVFEQKPFLDILGEEDSGLAALLEVQAPRAFAEHTFVKNGRLYISGRLVLPGSFGAVLSDVHVRVASQGVGLGTFVPLVVRTPRPTNDSMGLYEWTAEVKPPDHAADAPLDFRIEGSGGGLTVRLRYTLGCARTSRTLRTAQGITQFFPSDEHRLHIVHLPAGDSKGVGQAWRRQMVKRDAKAWREGRKLAPWLILRLLTLFMRRRNYWVLAERSDTAQDSSYLLFSWLRKNSRDVRAFYVLRKGSAAWDRVHQAKGIVAHGSFQHKLLMLHAKVLISTQDIDSYLVPDDWNRVSFRNELAPRLAQKRVFLQHGVTHNGVGPQLHRGVTGLDLLVCASPQEAQYLTATTGYGSEIVQAGFPRFDRLYEARSKPKSRRILLMPTWRRYLVAPSYSQDAKDPGNFVGSTYEKFFSTLLASPELHRILDQFDVDIDFVPHYETASYFANEALHDRIQIVTDGGAQLPQMLRSTPLLITDYSSVMFDVAYAGGSVLQVPFDLNDFYSRHYQRGWFDPLQGGLGEVATNVKETLQRLTEIVERGFVQDDQTKARVFTYFSHHDDGSCERVYDQVRSLY; via the coding sequence GTGACTTTTGTAAAGGCAGGCGACACCTTCTCCGAGGGCGGTATTCAAGCCCTCTTGGGCGGGGGTGGAGGCGCAGACATCCTAGTCGGGCATGTGGCCACTCGTGAATCTCCCCAGCCACCAGAGTGGTACACAAAGCTAGCTAAGCAGAGGCAACGTCTCGACGTCGAATCTCAACCGAGGTTGCTTTCCTCTTCTGATCCGGCTGGGAAGATCTTCTCGGCAGTCTACTTGGATGGTCTGCTTGCCAACCTTGCGGCGGTGGACTATTACTCACTAGCAGAACTGACGTATCTTGCTCTTCTTGGGGCCCGAAGCGTTCAGTTAAGGACTCACGCAGTGGTTGCGACAGCGGGTTTCACTTCAGACGTACCTGTGGTGTGTGACCGCGAACGCTTTTTCCTTCCGCTCATTCTCGCCGAAGCGGGCTACGCGCGGGGTGACCGCTTGAGCGCGAAGCGCCTCCGAGCCGTCGACTATCATTTTGTCCGGGAGAATATGGAGCTTCTGCTCGAGGCACGTCTGTACCTTGATGCCGCAGACCTCTCCGAGTACTTCGTTAAGGCGTCGGCGCTCGCGGCAAGGTGTCCACTAGGGAGAATCATGGGCATCGCCTCCAGTCTGAGACTGAGGCTGGGGTTCTACGCTTTGCTCACCGAGAACTTTGACCTATTCGCGAACCCTCGACCGTCTATTCAGGGCCTTTCGGTTTTCGAGCAAAAGCCGTTCCTGGATATTCTGGGCGAGGAAGACTCGGGCCTTGCGGCGCTCTTAGAAGTTCAGGCCCCTCGCGCATTCGCTGAACACACCTTTGTGAAAAACGGAAGACTGTATATTTCTGGCCGATTGGTTCTGCCCGGGTCCTTTGGTGCTGTTCTGTCTGACGTGCACGTAAGAGTAGCTTCACAAGGTGTGGGCTTGGGCACATTTGTGCCCCTCGTTGTCCGCACACCACGTCCAACAAACGACTCAATGGGTCTTTACGAATGGACGGCCGAAGTTAAGCCACCGGACCACGCTGCAGATGCGCCTCTCGACTTTAGAATCGAAGGCAGTGGTGGAGGCTTGACGGTGCGGCTTCGTTACACGTTGGGCTGTGCTCGCACTTCCCGTACTCTCCGAACAGCGCAAGGGATCACTCAGTTCTTCCCGTCTGATGAGCACAGACTTCACATTGTTCACTTGCCTGCAGGTGATTCAAAAGGCGTCGGACAGGCCTGGCGTCGTCAAATGGTGAAGCGGGACGCCAAAGCTTGGAGGGAAGGACGGAAGCTTGCCCCTTGGCTTATTCTGCGCCTTCTCACCCTCTTTATGCGTCGGCGAAACTACTGGGTTCTCGCCGAACGCAGCGACACTGCACAGGACAGCAGCTACTTGCTTTTCTCCTGGTTGCGGAAGAATAGCCGAGACGTGAGAGCGTTCTATGTGCTCCGAAAGGGCTCAGCCGCGTGGGACCGGGTTCACCAAGCGAAGGGAATCGTTGCGCATGGAAGCTTTCAGCACAAGTTGCTGATGCTACACGCCAAAGTGCTTATTTCTACCCAAGATATTGATAGCTACTTAGTGCCAGATGACTGGAACAGAGTTTCATTCAGAAATGAACTTGCCCCTAGATTGGCACAGAAACGCGTATTTCTTCAGCACGGCGTCACACACAATGGAGTCGGTCCTCAGCTTCATCGAGGAGTTACAGGGTTGGACTTGTTGGTTTGCGCTTCGCCCCAGGAAGCACAGTATTTGACTGCTACCACCGGGTACGGGAGCGAAATCGTTCAAGCCGGATTCCCAAGATTTGACAGGCTTTACGAAGCGCGGTCCAAGCCGAAATCGCGACGCATACTTCTCATGCCCACGTGGAGGCGGTATCTTGTTGCACCGTCCTACAGTCAGGACGCAAAAGATCCAGGAAACTTCGTCGGCTCCACCTACGAGAAATTCTTCTCAACGCTTCTTGCAAGTCCCGAGCTTCATCGTATTCTTGATCAGTTCGACGTCGATATCGACTTCGTTCCTCACTATGAGACGGCATCGTATTTTGCGAACGAAGCGCTACACGACCGAATCCAGATTGTCACGGATGGAGGCGCCCAACTTCCTCAGATGCTGAGATCGACTCCACTGCTAATCACGGACTACTCGTCCGTAATGTTCGACGTTGCATATGCAGGCGGTTCAGTTCTGCAGGTGCCTTTTGATCTCAATGACTTCTACTCAAGGCACTACCAGCGTGGGTGGTTTGACCCCCTGCAAGGTGGACTGGGGGAAGTGGCTACAAATGTGAAAGAAACGCTGCAGCGTTTGACCGAAATTGTCGAACGAGGATTTGTCCAAGATGATCAAACAAAAGCACGGGTGTTCACGTACTTTTCCCACCATGATGATGGGAGTTGCGAACGCGTGTACGATCAAGTTCGATCCCTCTACTAA